A window from Solanum stenotomum isolate F172 chromosome 7, ASM1918654v1, whole genome shotgun sequence encodes these proteins:
- the LOC125870359 gene encoding MLP-like protein 28 isoform X3, translated as MGLKSVLCGKVEMKANKDVFHDIFTNKPHHVSTMSPLHVQGFELLEGDIGTVGSKICWNYTLDGEKMISKQILETIDHEKKVLTLKEFEGDVTDKYDSFKATLHIETKDEIDLVSWTLEYERPNENVPELINLLNFVVGMTKAIDDHHAN; from the exons ATGGGTCTAAAGTCTGTGTTGTGTGGCAAGGTAGAAATGAAGGCTAATAAAGATGTGTTTCAtgatatttttacaaataaaccACACCATGTCTCTACTATGTCCCCTTTGCATGTACAAGGATTTGAACTTCTTGAAGGTGACATTGGAACGGTTGGATCCAAAATTTGTTGGAACTATACCCTTG ATGGGGAAAAGATGATCTCCAAACAAATACTTGAAACTATAGATCATGAAAAAAAGGTGCTCACACTCAAAGAATTTGAAGGAGATGTAACAGATAAATATGATAGTTTTAAAGCAACTCTTCATATCGAAACAAAAGACGAAATCGATTTGGTTAGCTGGACATTGGAGTATGAAAGGCCAAATGAGAATGTCCCTGAACTTATAAATTTGCTGAACTTCGTTGTTGGTATGACAAAAGCTATTGATGATCACCATGCCAATTGA
- the LOC125870355 gene encoding cytochrome c-type biogenesis protein CcmE homolog, mitochondrial-like codes for MASKLSSCLASRLVSHCLRSAVTGAAAATTAALSKSHPLISVFHHQSQPLVFPHFNTNQTVFTLRSFSTLSRPARSHRSARPDIAAKARQLQTRRLWTYAITFSCIAGFIVIVLNQFQDQLVFYLTPTDALAKHAENPTRSKFRLGGLVLENSVTPIPNSPEMEFVITDLITDILVKYDGSLPDLFREGHSVVVEGFIKPFTEEMKKKENEILSEKKLQLTEKARSGDCYFAATEVLAKHDEKYMPPEVAAALEKNKQFLSQMEGNEEEGDDAAPPATVRA; via the coding sequence ATGGCTTCAAAACTCTCTTCTTGTTTAGCTTCTCGTCTAGTTTCCCATTGCCTTCGTTCTGCCGTCACTGGCGCTGCTGCCGCAACCACCGCTGCTCTATCCAAATCTCACCCTTTGATTTCAGTTTTCCACCACCAATCGCAGCCATTAGTATTTCCCCATTTCAATACCAACCAAACTGTTTTCACCCTCAGATCCTTCTCTACACTCTCCCGGCCCGCACGATCTCACCGTTCAGCTCGGCCTGATATTGCAGCCAAAGCCCGGCAACTCCAAACCCGCCGTCTGTGGACCTATGCCATCACATTCAGCTGCATAGCAGGATTCATAGTAATAGTCCTTAACCAATTCCAAGACCAACTTGTATTCTATTTAACCCCTACAGATGCTCTAGCAAAACATGCTGAAAACCCTACAAGATCCAAATTTCGACTTGGTGGATTAGTACTAGAAAATAGTGTAACACCAATACCCAATTCCCCAGAAATGGAATTTGTGATAACTGATTTGATTACTGATATTTTGGTTAAGTATGATGGGTCATTACCGGATCTTTTTCGGGAAGGGCACTCCGTTGTAGTAGAAGGGTTTATAAAGCCATTTACTGaagagatgaagaagaaagagaatgaAATCTTGAGTGAGAAAAAGTTACAGCTAACTGAGAAGGCGAGAAGTGGGGATTGTTACTTTGCAGCTACTGAAGTGTTGGCTAAACACGATGAGAAGTATATGCCTCCTGAAGTTGCAGCTGCACTTGAGAAGAATAAGCAGTTCCTTAGTCAGATGGAAGGGAATGAGGAAGAGGGTGATGATGCAGCACCTCCAGCTACAGTGAGGGCGTAA